In a genomic window of Acipenser ruthenus chromosome 41, fAciRut3.2 maternal haplotype, whole genome shotgun sequence:
- the LOC131709003 gene encoding zinc finger protein 883-like yields MDSVKMESVQIKEEFPELELVPIRVEFSGLASLPIKQELCEMQCDSSQPEVSDIKAEHNELEIPQTEEPLPVKQEEVLETVRIKWEPPEVEFDHMEPVKEESEDFKPNIPNVEPVRLQECSVVLERICVREQGAGEEGSPNSMQGGGKEDGRSHSECSLAGSSPAAKARAGGGEYPDCGKGFTQLEHFKIHQRTDTGEKPYSCSDCGKSFSLLGNLKTHQRIHTGEKPYRCSDCGKSFSQSGDMKKHQRIHTGEKPYRCSDCGKSFSYSGNLRIHQRIHTGEKQYHCFDCGKSFTQLEHFKTHQRIHTGEKPYRCSDCGKSFSRSQNMKKHQRIHTGEKPYSCSDCGKSFSRSDSLVSHQRTHTGEKPYRCSDCGKSFIRSRDMKTHQQIHTGEKPYCCSDCGKSFSQSYNLVSHQRIHTGEKPYHCSDCGKCFIRSKDMKTHQQIHTGEKPYSCSDCGKSFSRSDSLVSHQRIHTGEKPYSCTHCMMCFRRSGDMKKHQRIHTGEKPYSCSDCGKSFSQSGHLVSHQRIHTGEKPYRCSDCGKSFSYSGDMKKHQRIHTGEKPYSCSDFGKSFSHSNNLVSHQRIHTGEKPYHCSDCGKCFRLKQGFQNHQRIHRRAKP; encoded by the exons atggacagtgtgaagatggaatctgtccagattaaagaggagtttcctgaacttgaacttgtccccattagagtggagttctctgggctggcttccctccccattaaacaggagctctgtgagatgcaatgtgacagcagtcagccagaggtctctgacattaaagctgagcacaatgaattggagatcccccagacagaagaaccccttcctgttaaacaagaagaggtgctggaaactgtccgtattaaatgggagccccctgaagtagagtttgaccacatggaaccagtgaaggaagaatctgaggacttcaaaccaaacatccctaacgtggagcctgtacgcctgcaggagtgtagcgtggtgctggagagaatctgcgtgagagagcaaggcgctggagaggaaggctctcccaacagcatgcaaggaggtggaaaggaagacgggcgctcccattcagaatgcagtctagcag gttccagtccagcagctaaagcgagggcgggcggtggagaatatcctgactgtgggaaaggtttcacccagttagagcattttaaaatacaccagcgaactgacacaggagagaaaccgtattcctgctctgactgtgggaagagtttcagtctgttaggcaaccttaaaacacaccagcgaattcacacaggagagaaaccgtatcgctgctctgactgtgggaagagtttcagtcagtcaggagacatgaaaaaacaccagcgaattcacacaggagagaaaccgtatcgctgctctgactgtgggaagagtttcagttattcAGGAAACCTGagaatacaccagcgaattcacacaggagagaaacagtaccactgctttgactgtgggaaga gtttcacccagttagagcattttaaaacacaccagcgaattcacacaggagagaaaccgtatcgctgctctgactgtgggaagagtttcagtaggtcacaaaacatgaaaaaacaccagcgaattcacacaggagagaaaccgtattcctgctctgactgtgggaagagtttcagtcggtcagacagccttgtttcacaccagcgaactcacacaggagagaaaccgtatcgctgctctgactgtgggaagagtttcattagGTCAAGAgacatgaaaacacaccagcaaattcacacaggagaaaaaccgtattgctgctctgactgtgggaagagtttcagtcagtcatacaaccttgtttcacaccagcgaattcacacaggagagaaaccgtatcactgctctgactgtgggaagtgtttcATTAGGTCAAAAgacatgaaaacacaccagcaaattcacacaggagaaaaaccgtattcctgctctgactgtgggaagagtttcagtcggtcagacagccttgtttcacaccagcgaattcacacaggagagaaaccgtattcctgcacTCACTGTATGATGTGTTTCCGTaggtcaggagacatgaaaaaacaccagcgaattcacacaggagagaaaccgtattcctgctctgactgtgggaagagtttcagtcagtccggacaccttgtttcacaccagcgaattcacacaggagagaaaccgtatcgctgctctgactgtgggaagagtttcagttactcaggagacatgaaaaaacaccagcgaattcacacaggagagaaaccatattcctgctctgactttgggaagagtttcagtcattcaaacaaccttgtttcgcaccagcgaattcacacaggagagaaaccgtatcactgctctgactgtgggaagtgcTTCCGTCTTAAACAAGGCTTTCAAaatcaccagagaattcacagaAGAGCGAAACCTTAA
- the LOC131709041 gene encoding zinc finger protein 79-like: MVFLAQQILKPKVNDKLGSSPAAKARAGAGEYPDCGKGFTQLEHFKTHQRIHTGEKPYRCSDCGKSFSRSQNMKKHQRIHTGEKPYSCSDCGKSFSRSDSLVSHQRTHTGEKPYRCSDCGKCFIRSKDMKTHQQIHTGEKPYSCSDCGKSFSRSDSLVSHQRIHTGEKPYSCTHCMMCFRRSGDMKKHQRIHTGEKPYSCSDCGKSFSQSGHLVSHQRIHTGEKPYRCSDCGKSFSYSGDMKKHQRIHTGEKPYSCSDFGKSFSHSNNLVSHQRIHTGEKPYHCSDCGKCFRLKQGFQNHQRIHRRAKP, encoded by the exons ATGGTATTCCTGGCACAACAGATCTTAAAGCCCAAGGTCAACGATAAGCTGG gttccagtccagcagctaaagcgagggcgggcgctggagaatatcctgactgtgggaaaggtttcacccagttagagcattttaaaacacaccagcgaattcacacaggagagaaaccgtatcgctgctctgactgtgggaagagtttcagtaggtcacaaaacatgaaaaaacaccagcgaattcacacaggagagaaaccgtattcctgctctgactgtgggaagagtttcagtcggtcagacagccttgtttcacaccagcgaactcacacaggagagaaaccgtatcgctgctctgactgtgggaagtgtttcATTAGGTCAAAAgacatgaaaacacaccagcaaattcacacaggagaaaaaccgtattcctgctctgactgtgggaagagtttcagtcggtcagacagccttgtttcacaccagcgaattcacacaggagagaaaccgtattcctgcacTCACTGTATGATGTGTTTCCGTaggtcaggagacatgaaaaaacaccagcgaattcacacaggagagaaaccgtattcctgctctgactgtgggaagagtttcagtcagtccggacaccttgtttcacaccagcgaattcacacaggagagaaaccgtatcgctgctctgactgtgggaagagtttcagttactcaggagacatgaaaaaacaccagcgaattcacacaggagagaaaccatattcctgctctgactttgggaagagtttcagtcattcaaacaaccttgtttcgcaccagcgaattcacacaggagagaaaccgtatcactgctctgactgtgggaagtgcTTCCGTCTTAAACAAGGCTTTCAAaatcaccagagaattcacagaAGAGCGAAACCTTAA